In Alkalihalobacillus sp. TS-13, the following are encoded in one genomic region:
- a CDS encoding 3-hydroxyacyl-CoA dehydrogenase/enoyl-CoA hydratase family protein, with amino-acid sequence MSYQIRKVAVIGSGVMGSGIAAHLANVGIPSVLLDIVPRELTEKEEAKGLTLEHPQVRNKLAETARQKLLKHKPAPLSSKDHLEMIEVGNLEDDLEKLGEVDWIIEVVVENLSIKKKVFEQIEQYRKPGTIVSSNTSGISINAMAEGRSEDFKAHFLGTHFFNPPRYLKLLEVIPTSATKPEVLEFINQFGEEVLGKGVVEAKDTPNFIANRIGTYGLLVTVQEMLKNGYSVGEVDSVTGPAIGRPKSATFRTLDVVGLDTFIHVAKNVYDQVEGEEKAVFEVPEFMQKMNEKGWIGSKNGQGFYLKKKVDGKSEILELDPETLEYGPRKKLKTASTETSKQAKTLPDKMKALVYADDRAGKLIWSILKPVLLYSAEKAYEIADDIKAIDDAMKWGFGWELGPFETWDAIGVEKSVELMKAEGETVPAWVTDMLESGKKEFYQQKGTDLEFYNKGEYTQANENSKIIRLSRLKNENRVIRKNTGASLIDLGDGVALLEFHSQNNSIGPDIIQMIHHAIDEVEKNYKGLVIGNQGKNFCVGANLMLIMMEAQDDNFFELDFMVRQFQQTMARVRYSAKPVVVAPFNMTLGGGTEVSLPAAGLQASFETYMGLVEVGVGIIPGGGGNKELYTRLLEQVPKDIKPDLQKLAIQTFESIAMAKVSTSAHEAKEAGFLRPQDGISVNADHLIYDAKQQVLSLYNRGYRPPQRKKIPVAGEAGYATMLLGAQTMKFGNMISDHDLKIAKKLSYVIAGGKVPEGTLVDEQYLLDLEREAFLSLAGEPLTQQRMQHMLVKGKPLRN; translated from the coding sequence ATGTCATATCAGATTCGTAAGGTGGCTGTTATCGGCTCAGGTGTAATGGGTTCAGGTATAGCTGCTCATTTAGCTAACGTAGGTATCCCGAGTGTTTTACTGGATATCGTACCGAGAGAGCTAACCGAAAAGGAAGAAGCAAAGGGGCTTACTTTAGAGCACCCGCAAGTGAGGAACAAGCTGGCAGAAACGGCTAGACAAAAATTGTTGAAGCACAAGCCGGCGCCACTTAGCTCAAAGGATCACCTGGAGATGATCGAGGTGGGGAATTTAGAGGATGATCTTGAAAAGCTAGGTGAAGTGGATTGGATCATTGAGGTCGTTGTAGAAAACTTGAGTATCAAAAAGAAGGTTTTTGAACAAATCGAGCAGTATCGGAAGCCTGGAACGATTGTAAGTTCCAATACATCAGGAATCTCGATCAATGCGATGGCAGAAGGAAGAAGTGAAGATTTCAAAGCACACTTCCTTGGCACGCACTTTTTCAACCCGCCACGGTACTTAAAGCTTTTAGAAGTCATTCCGACAAGTGCTACAAAACCTGAAGTGCTTGAGTTCATCAATCAGTTTGGAGAAGAGGTACTCGGTAAGGGAGTCGTTGAAGCGAAGGACACCCCGAACTTCATCGCAAACCGGATCGGAACATATGGATTGTTGGTTACCGTTCAAGAAATGCTGAAAAACGGCTACTCGGTAGGGGAAGTCGATTCGGTGACAGGGCCAGCGATCGGTCGTCCGAAGAGTGCTACATTCCGTACATTGGATGTCGTCGGACTCGACACCTTCATCCACGTTGCCAAGAACGTATATGATCAGGTCGAAGGGGAAGAAAAAGCTGTTTTTGAAGTTCCAGAGTTCATGCAGAAGATGAATGAAAAAGGCTGGATTGGCAGCAAGAACGGGCAAGGATTTTACTTAAAGAAGAAAGTTGATGGGAAGAGCGAGATTCTTGAACTCGATCCAGAAACACTTGAATATGGTCCGCGTAAAAAGTTGAAAACCGCATCCACTGAGACTAGCAAACAGGCAAAGACTTTACCGGATAAAATGAAAGCGCTTGTATATGCAGACGATCGTGCTGGAAAGCTGATTTGGTCGATTTTAAAACCAGTTCTACTCTATTCTGCGGAAAAAGCCTATGAGATTGCTGATGATATCAAAGCGATTGATGACGCAATGAAATGGGGATTTGGCTGGGAACTGGGTCCATTCGAAACATGGGATGCGATTGGTGTTGAAAAGTCAGTTGAACTCATGAAAGCAGAAGGGGAAACCGTCCCGGCATGGGTTACTGACATGCTTGAATCAGGCAAAAAAGAATTTTATCAGCAAAAAGGAACAGATCTTGAATTTTATAATAAGGGCGAGTACACACAGGCCAATGAAAATAGTAAAATCATCCGTTTGAGCCGCCTTAAGAATGAAAATCGAGTCATCAGGAAAAACACAGGCGCTAGTCTCATTGATTTGGGTGACGGAGTTGCTTTACTGGAATTCCACTCACAAAACAATTCGATCGGTCCGGATATCATCCAGATGATCCATCACGCGATTGATGAAGTGGAAAAAAACTATAAAGGACTTGTCATCGGAAACCAGGGGAAAAACTTCTGTGTCGGGGCTAACCTGATGCTGATCATGATGGAAGCGCAGGATGACAACTTCTTTGAACTTGATTTTATGGTCCGACAATTTCAACAAACGATGGCTCGAGTACGTTATAGTGCGAAGCCAGTCGTCGTTGCTCCTTTCAACATGACACTTGGGGGCGGAACAGAGGTGTCGCTGCCTGCAGCAGGTCTTCAAGCATCCTTTGAAACTTACATGGGTCTTGTTGAAGTGGGAGTCGGGATCATACCTGGAGGCGGTGGAAACAAGGAGTTGTACACGCGCCTGTTAGAGCAAGTTCCGAAAGATATCAAACCTGATCTTCAAAAACTGGCGATCCAAACATTCGAATCAATTGCGATGGCGAAGGTCTCAACCTCAGCCCATGAAGCGAAGGAAGCTGGATTTTTACGACCACAGGACGGGATCAGTGTCAACGCCGATCACCTAATCTACGACGCGAAACAACAAGTCCTTTCCTTATACAACAGAGGATACCGACCACCTCAACGTAAAAAGATTCCAGTAGCTGGGGAAGCCGGATATGCAACAATGCTCCTCGGTGCTCAGACGATGAAATTCGGCAATATGATTTCAGATCATGATTTGAAAATCGCTAAAAAATTATCCTATGTCATTGCTGGGGGTAAAGTACCTGAGGGCACACTCGTTGATGAACAATACTTATTGGACCTTGAGCGTGAAGCATTCTTGAGTCTTGCAGGGGAACCGCTGACACAACAACGTATGCAGCATATGCTCGTAAAAGGAAAACCACTACGCAACTAA
- a CDS encoding arsenate reductase family protein encodes MSLTVYEYPSCSTCKKAKKWLDENGVAYEDVHIVENTPSKEELTSLYQKSGLELKKFFNTSGKKYRELGMKDRMKDSSEEELLELLASDGMLIKRPIVTDGNTVTVGFKEEQFEQTWK; translated from the coding sequence TTGTCGTTAACAGTTTATGAGTATCCAAGCTGTTCAACCTGTAAGAAGGCGAAGAAATGGCTGGATGAAAATGGTGTTGCATACGAGGATGTACATATTGTCGAAAACACCCCATCAAAAGAAGAGTTAACCTCTCTTTACCAAAAGAGCGGACTGGAGCTGAAGAAGTTCTTCAATACGAGTGGAAAGAAATATCGCGAACTCGGCATGAAGGATCGAATGAAAGATTCTTCAGAAGAAGAACTGCTGGAACTGCTTGCATCAGACGGCATGTTGATCAAGCGCCCGATTGTAACAGACGGAAATACTGTAACAGTTGGCTTTAAAGAGGAGCAGTTCGAACAAACGTGGAAATAG
- a CDS encoding acyl-CoA dehydrogenase family protein encodes MSSSVEKAAKGGSFLIEEVEAQSVFTPEDFNEEQALMGKTTEDFVVKEVVPQLEKIENHQFDISRDLLTKAGELGLLGADVPEEYGGLALDKISSSLITEKFSRARSFSLSYGAHVGIGSLPIVLFGNEEQKQQYLPDLATGKRIAAYALTEPGSGSDALGAKTVAKLNDAGTHYVLNGEKQWITNSAFADVFVVYAKIDGEHFSAFIVERDYEGVSTGPEEKKMGIKGSSTRTLILDDALVPKENLLGEAGRGHVIAFNILNIGRYKLAVGCVGAAKRALEVSIKYANERQQFKQPISRFTLIQEKLATMAAKTYASESSVYRTVGMYEDRLGVLSPEEQKDGSLLAKGIAEYAIECSLNKVFASEVLDHVVDEAVQIHGGYGFMSEYEVENMYRDSRINRIFEGTNEINRLLVPGTLLRKAMKGELPLLQKATELQNELMMLMPEELGDEPLAQEKQFVKNAKKIFLMIAGLAVQKYGEKLEHEQEILSNVADIVSEAYAIESVVLRTEKAIQKHGAEKAAQKIRLTEIYCQEAFERIESHAKESIVAIEDGDQLRMMLSALKKLTRYTPINVVKKKREVAGVLLDDEKYVL; translated from the coding sequence ATGTCTAGCAGTGTAGAAAAAGCAGCAAAAGGTGGAAGCTTCCTGATAGAAGAAGTAGAAGCGCAGAGTGTATTTACACCAGAGGATTTCAACGAAGAACAGGCTTTGATGGGGAAGACAACAGAAGATTTTGTCGTAAAGGAAGTCGTTCCGCAACTTGAAAAGATTGAAAACCATCAGTTCGATATTTCGAGGGATTTACTGACAAAAGCAGGAGAGTTAGGGCTTCTAGGGGCCGATGTTCCAGAGGAATACGGTGGTCTGGCTCTCGATAAAATCAGTTCCTCTCTTATCACTGAGAAGTTTTCAAGAGCACGTTCATTCTCATTAAGCTATGGTGCTCACGTCGGGATTGGTTCCTTACCGATCGTCTTGTTCGGGAATGAAGAACAGAAGCAACAGTATTTACCTGACCTTGCCACAGGAAAACGCATCGCAGCATATGCATTGACTGAGCCAGGTTCTGGTTCTGATGCGCTAGGTGCAAAAACGGTCGCGAAGCTGAATGATGCTGGAACCCACTATGTGTTGAATGGTGAGAAACAATGGATCACGAACTCAGCGTTTGCAGATGTTTTTGTGGTTTATGCCAAAATCGATGGTGAACATTTTTCAGCATTCATCGTAGAGCGTGATTATGAAGGTGTATCAACAGGGCCAGAGGAAAAGAAGATGGGGATCAAAGGCTCATCTACTCGTACGCTCATTCTTGATGATGCATTAGTACCGAAAGAAAATCTGCTCGGTGAAGCTGGACGAGGACATGTGATCGCGTTCAATATTTTGAATATCGGTCGGTATAAACTTGCGGTTGGCTGTGTAGGGGCAGCCAAACGTGCGCTGGAAGTATCGATCAAATATGCAAATGAACGTCAACAGTTCAAGCAGCCGATCTCTCGCTTCACACTCATCCAGGAGAAGCTTGCGACAATGGCTGCAAAGACGTACGCCTCAGAAAGTTCCGTCTATCGGACAGTCGGAATGTATGAGGACCGTTTAGGTGTCTTATCTCCAGAAGAGCAAAAAGATGGCTCACTTCTTGCTAAAGGAATTGCGGAATATGCGATCGAGTGTTCACTGAATAAAGTATTCGCTTCAGAAGTTTTGGACCATGTAGTTGATGAAGCTGTTCAAATCCATGGTGGATATGGTTTTATGTCCGAGTATGAAGTTGAAAACATGTACCGGGATTCAAGGATCAATCGAATCTTTGAAGGTACGAATGAAATCAACCGTCTATTGGTGCCAGGTACACTTCTCCGTAAAGCAATGAAAGGTGAATTGCCGCTCCTTCAAAAGGCGACAGAGCTTCAAAATGAACTGATGATGTTAATGCCAGAGGAGCTTGGTGATGAGCCGCTCGCTCAAGAAAAACAATTTGTGAAAAATGCGAAGAAGATTTTCTTGATGATTGCTGGTCTTGCTGTCCAAAAATATGGAGAAAAGCTGGAACATGAGCAAGAAATCCTTTCAAATGTCGCGGATATCGTAAGTGAGGCGTATGCCATCGAATCCGTCGTGTTGAGGACTGAAAAAGCGATCCAAAAACATGGCGCAGAAAAAGCTGCACAAAAGATTCGTCTCACAGAAATTTATTGTCAGGAAGCCTTTGAGCGAATCGAATCCCACGCGAAAGAATCCATCGTTGCAATCGAAGATGGAGATCAGCTGCGGATGATGCTTTCTGCTCTTAAGAAATTGACCCGTTACACACCAATCAATGTTGTTAAGAAGAAGCGTGAGGTTGCTGGTGTTTTGTTAGATGACGAAAAGTATGTGCTTTAA
- a CDS encoding proline dehydrogenase family protein, which translates to MEKILKNFFLFMAKNKVATKLAKKYGLRFGAGRFVAGASLQSSLNVIQKLNEEGLYVTIDHLGEFVDNEHEAKEMTDHCIEAIESIAKKNLKSQLSLKLTSMGLDISRELVLENMMRIMEAADKNDVFVTIDMEDEARCQATLDIFKELKAQYENIGTVLQAYLYRTVEDIQDLDSLSPNLRLVKGAYKESPSVAFPEKKDVDENFKKIIKMHLLHGNYTAIATHDDEIISYTKEIVKEHNIPNDQFEFQMLFGIRIDAQRQLRDEGYKMRVYVPYGNDWYGYFMRRLAERPANVAFVLKGVFGK; encoded by the coding sequence ATGGAAAAGATTTTGAAAAATTTCTTTTTGTTCATGGCTAAAAATAAAGTGGCGACAAAGTTGGCGAAGAAATACGGTCTCCGATTCGGGGCAGGACGTTTTGTCGCTGGTGCCTCATTACAAAGTTCCTTGAATGTTATCCAGAAACTTAATGAGGAAGGACTGTACGTTACCATCGATCACCTTGGTGAATTTGTCGATAATGAGCATGAAGCAAAAGAGATGACAGATCACTGTATCGAAGCGATCGAATCGATAGCGAAAAAAAATCTGAAATCACAGCTTTCATTGAAATTGACTTCAATGGGATTAGACATCAGCCGTGAATTAGTGTTAGAAAACATGATGCGGATTATGGAAGCCGCGGATAAGAATGATGTCTTTGTTACGATTGATATGGAAGACGAAGCGCGCTGCCAGGCTACACTTGATATTTTTAAAGAATTGAAAGCACAATATGAAAATATAGGCACTGTATTACAGGCTTATTTATATAGAACAGTTGAGGACATACAGGACCTCGATTCACTCAGCCCTAACTTAAGGCTAGTTAAAGGTGCTTATAAGGAATCTCCTTCTGTCGCTTTTCCAGAGAAAAAAGATGTGGATGAGAATTTTAAGAAAATCATCAAAATGCATCTATTGCATGGAAACTATACTGCAATCGCCACTCATGACGATGAAATCATCTCTTATACGAAAGAAATTGTAAAAGAGCATAACATTCCGAATGATCAATTTGAGTTCCAAATGCTTTTCGGAATTCGGATCGATGCTCAACGACAACTGCGGGATGAAGGTTACAAGATGCGTGTCTATGTACCGTACGGAAATGACTGGTATGGCTACTTCATGCGACGTCTTGCTGAACGACCGGCAAACGTAGCATTCGTACTGAAAGGTGTCTTCGGAAAATAA
- a CDS encoding DinB family protein, which translates to MSVFEEGRKELMATIDEIPEEQGQARISIDSWSVLEVLEHLVLIEHVITKQSEYLICHGEDTETPDHPVYRSAKRYPVVDAPEYVRPIGRYKSKDEAKVALQQSRNKLIQVLDEVEDPSLLEKRAFSHPIFGPMKLSQWIEFIGYHEKRHIDQIKEILKMHRPSA; encoded by the coding sequence GTGTCCGTTTTTGAAGAAGGCAGAAAAGAATTGATGGCAACAATTGATGAAATTCCTGAGGAACAAGGTCAAGCTCGTATTTCAATTGATTCATGGTCCGTTTTGGAAGTATTGGAACACTTAGTTTTGATTGAACATGTCATTACCAAGCAAAGTGAATACTTAATCTGTCATGGAGAAGACACAGAAACACCCGACCACCCGGTTTATCGTTCGGCCAAAAGGTATCCGGTTGTGGATGCACCTGAGTATGTACGGCCCATAGGACGTTATAAATCAAAGGATGAAGCGAAAGTTGCCCTACAACAATCAAGAAATAAACTCATTCAGGTGTTGGATGAAGTAGAAGATCCTTCATTGCTTGAGAAAAGAGCTTTTTCACACCCGATTTTCGGACCTATGAAGTTATCACAGTGGATCGAGTTCATTGGCTATCACGAAAAGCGGCATATCGATCAAATCAAGGAAATCCTGAAAATGCATCGTCCATCGGCTTGA
- a CDS encoding LysE family translocator gives MLATVSGYILLGLSIAAPVGPINIEIIKRGLQYGFWPAFLVGAGGISSDLTLMALMFFGLSKIMSLAWVKIILTFLGCFILLYSGWTNLRANTLKMKPSEAFTSIPSGIGIRSYLTGVTIAASNPMNLLFWLGIYGSVLNSALHQNNHLQSFILCSLVFIGIGLWNLNLAFTVHFGRLLMNTRVMRGVNIIASLVLIGYGLKFGYIGLSELLYIINS, from the coding sequence ATGCTCGCCACTGTTTCTGGATACATCCTATTAGGTCTTTCTATCGCAGCTCCGGTCGGTCCTATCAACATCGAAATCATCAAGAGAGGACTTCAGTATGGGTTTTGGCCAGCATTTCTTGTTGGAGCAGGCGGAATCTCCTCTGATCTTACTCTTATGGCACTCATGTTTTTTGGACTTTCCAAAATCATGTCTCTTGCATGGGTGAAAATCATACTGACATTCTTAGGCTGTTTTATCCTATTATATTCAGGCTGGACAAACCTCCGAGCTAACACCCTAAAGATGAAACCTTCAGAAGCTTTCACTTCCATCCCCTCTGGTATCGGCATCCGCTCCTATTTGACGGGTGTCACCATCGCCGCTTCCAATCCAATGAATTTACTTTTCTGGCTCGGGATTTATGGCTCCGTCTTGAATAGTGCACTGCATCAGAACAATCATTTACAATCTTTCATTTTATGCAGTCTCGTTTTTATCGGAATTGGTTTATGGAACCTGAACCTCGCATTTACTGTACACTTCGGCAGACTATTGATGAACACACGTGTCATGAGAGGTGTCAATATCATTGCCAGTCTCGTATTGATCGGATATGGCCTGAAGTTCGGCTATATAGGACTTAGCGAACTGCTGTACATAATCAATTCTTGA
- a CDS encoding acetyl-CoA C-acetyltransferase: MQEAVIVAGARTPVGKAKKGTLANVRPDDLGALTVKETLKRAGGYDGTIDDLIIGCSIPEAEQGMNMARLIGGLAGLPDNVPAITINRYCSSGLQSIAYGAERIMLGHAEAIIAGGAESMSLVPVPGHVVKPNAALLDSRPEYYMGMGYTAEEVANRFGITREDQDQFALRSHQKAAKAIQEGKFEDETVPVEVPKRWVDENNKLQEKMTTFSTDEGVRSDTTLDVLGKLRPAFSAKGSVTAGNSSQMSDGAASVLVMDREKAEAEGLKPILKFRSFAVAGVAPEIMGVGPVEAIPKALKLAGLEQSNIGLFELNEAFASQSLQVIRQLGLDEEKVNVNGGAIALGHPLGCSGAKLTLTLMHEMIRRNEQFGVVTMCIGGGMGAAGVFELIQS, from the coding sequence ATGCAAGAAGCAGTAATTGTTGCAGGTGCAAGAACACCTGTCGGAAAAGCGAAAAAAGGAACACTTGCCAATGTAAGGCCGGATGATCTTGGTGCATTGACAGTGAAAGAGACATTGAAGCGAGCTGGTGGCTATGATGGAACAATCGATGATTTGATCATCGGATGTTCGATTCCAGAGGCAGAACAAGGGATGAACATGGCTCGTTTAATCGGCGGTCTCGCAGGATTACCGGATAATGTACCGGCAATAACAATCAACCGATATTGCTCCTCCGGGTTGCAAAGTATCGCATATGGCGCTGAGCGAATCATGCTCGGTCATGCTGAAGCGATCATTGCTGGCGGGGCTGAATCAATGAGTCTTGTACCTGTTCCAGGGCATGTCGTTAAGCCGAATGCTGCGCTTCTCGATTCAAGGCCTGAATATTATATGGGAATGGGCTATACAGCAGAAGAGGTTGCAAACCGATTTGGCATCACCAGAGAAGATCAGGATCAATTTGCATTACGGAGCCACCAGAAGGCTGCAAAAGCTATCCAGGAAGGTAAATTTGAAGATGAAACCGTACCAGTGGAAGTGCCGAAACGATGGGTCGATGAAAACAATAAATTGCAAGAAAAAATGACAACATTTTCAACAGATGAAGGAGTCCGGTCGGATACAACACTTGATGTGCTCGGGAAACTGAGACCTGCTTTCTCTGCAAAGGGAAGCGTTACGGCAGGGAACTCCTCCCAGATGAGTGACGGTGCAGCTTCTGTCCTTGTCATGGATCGTGAAAAAGCTGAAGCGGAAGGATTGAAACCGATTTTGAAGTTCCGATCATTTGCGGTTGCTGGTGTCGCACCTGAAATCATGGGAGTCGGACCAGTTGAAGCCATTCCAAAAGCATTGAAGCTAGCGGGACTCGAACAATCCAACATTGGATTGTTCGAACTGAATGAAGCATTTGCATCTCAATCTTTGCAGGTCATCCGCCAGCTAGGGCTTGATGAAGAAAAAGTCAACGTCAACGGCGGAGCGATCGCATTAGGCCATCCACTTGGATGCAGTGGTGCAAAACTGACATTAACGCTAATGCACGAGATGATACGAAGAAACGAGCAGTTCGGAGTAGTCACAATGTGTATCGGCGGGGGTATGGGAGCCGCTGGAGTATTCGAGTTGATCCAATCATAA